From Sphingomonas hengshuiensis, one genomic window encodes:
- a CDS encoding amidohydrolase, with product MSRAAAIAMLAFTVLTPVGRQAHAQTASAATVSAPDLIYENARVYTVNAKFELAQAVAIRGDKIVAVGSTAEIRRLAGPQTKVVDLAGKPLLPGFADNHVHLGGPLQPWKYGGMIGELPAWIRGADTIPKVLEAIKGQVATLPKGSWIVGELSREQWPNGTLPGRIDFDKVAPDNPVAIARGPHTLLVNSAALKAARITRETTAEGGEIVHGPDGEPNGKILESARRLIWEVMPPETREGGGGKEASLAEWHKLFTQLVDLGVTSVNIAGVRPADLKLVQEMYDRWGDELPRAVVQVRLWPGYDHHADPEIGVKESIAEVDALPDPKTIFTHPKLKAGAIKMSIDGGLSAPIMWTTKPYENRPGFHGEQRIPDSVFYRVAKRAHERGWQLGIHVMGDGAVVMVVDQLERIYKEVPGKDDTRDYLHHVAVMPPESTMKKMGKLHINVASQPGFLLALGSYADEALSPYDEAHQDPSRSLLNHGVRVSYGSDAGPYGPIAGIYAAVTRRGWNDVVHGAEEAVTVPEAIEMHTLEPAYFNFEEAVRGSIEPGKLADLVVLDTDPMTIDPVRIQDIKIERTIIGGKEIFAR from the coding sequence ATGAGCAGAGCTGCCGCCATCGCCATGCTTGCCTTCACCGTGCTGACGCCGGTCGGTCGGCAGGCCCATGCCCAGACCGCGTCGGCCGCCACGGTCAGCGCACCCGATCTGATTTACGAGAACGCCAGGGTCTATACCGTCAACGCGAAGTTCGAACTGGCGCAGGCCGTCGCGATCCGCGGCGACAAGATCGTCGCAGTGGGGAGCACTGCCGAGATTCGCCGCCTGGCGGGTCCGCAGACGAAGGTCGTCGATCTCGCGGGCAAGCCGTTGCTGCCCGGGTTCGCCGACAATCACGTGCATCTCGGCGGGCCGCTCCAGCCCTGGAAATATGGCGGCATGATCGGCGAGCTGCCCGCATGGATCCGGGGCGCCGACACGATCCCCAAGGTTCTCGAAGCGATCAAGGGCCAGGTGGCAACGCTTCCCAAAGGGAGCTGGATCGTGGGTGAGCTGTCCCGCGAGCAATGGCCGAACGGCACGCTTCCCGGGCGCATCGATTTCGACAAGGTCGCGCCGGACAATCCCGTTGCGATCGCCCGCGGGCCGCACACCTTGCTGGTCAACAGCGCCGCGCTGAAGGCGGCCAGGATCACGCGGGAAACGACTGCCGAGGGCGGCGAGATCGTTCACGGTCCCGATGGTGAGCCCAATGGCAAGATCCTCGAATCCGCGCGGCGGCTGATCTGGGAAGTGATGCCCCCCGAAACCCGCGAAGGCGGCGGCGGTAAGGAAGCCAGTCTCGCCGAATGGCACAAATTGTTCACGCAGCTCGTCGACCTCGGCGTGACCAGCGTCAACATTGCCGGCGTTCGGCCCGCCGACCTCAAGCTCGTCCAGGAGATGTATGATCGCTGGGGAGACGAACTGCCGCGCGCGGTTGTCCAGGTCCGCCTCTGGCCCGGATATGATCATCACGCCGACCCGGAGATCGGCGTCAAGGAGTCGATCGCCGAGGTCGATGCGCTGCCCGATCCCAAGACGATCTTCACGCATCCCAAGCTCAAGGCCGGCGCGATCAAGATGAGCATCGACGGCGGGCTGAGTGCGCCGATCATGTGGACGACCAAGCCCTATGAAAACAGGCCCGGCTTTCACGGCGAGCAGCGCATTCCGGACTCGGTCTTCTACCGCGTCGCCAAACGCGCCCATGAGCGGGGATGGCAGCTCGGCATTCACGTGATGGGTGACGGCGCCGTGGTGATGGTCGTCGATCAGCTCGAGCGGATTTACAAGGAAGTGCCCGGCAAGGACGATACGCGCGACTATCTTCATCATGTCGCGGTGATGCCGCCGGAATCCACGATGAAGAAAATGGGCAAGCTGCACATCAACGTGGCCAGCCAGCCCGGCTTCCTGCTCGCGCTGGGGTCTTATGCGGACGAGGCGCTCTCGCCCTATGACGAAGCGCATCAGGACCCCTCGCGTTCGCTGCTGAACCACGGAGTCCGCGTATCCTATGGCTCCGACGCCGGGCCTTATGGTCCGATCGCGGGCATCTATGCGGCGGTAACCCGGCGCGGGTGGAACGACGTCGTGCATGGCGCGGAGGAGGCGGTGACCGTCCCCGAGGCAATCGAAATGCATACGCTCGAGCCTGCATATTTCAACTTCGAGGAAGCGGTCCGCGGTTCGATCGAGCCCGGAAAGCTCGCGGACCTGGTGGTTCTGGACACCGATCCGATGACGATCGATCCGGTGCGGATCCAAGACATCAAGATCGAACGCACCATCATCGGCGGCAAGGAAATATTCGCCCGCTGA
- a CDS encoding TonB-dependent receptor domain-containing protein encodes MTVTGSRIVRDGYSAPTPVSVLTSADIQAQAPANLADFVNQLPSIAGSTTPASSTGSLSGGAAGINAINLRGLGAGRTLVLLDGQRSVASTATGLVDVNTFPQQLVERVEIVTGGASAAYGSDAIGGVVNFILDKSFKGLKMSAETGITDYGDGEFYKLSATGGLSLMDDRLKIIASAEYFELPGIHYIDRDWNQQGYFHITNPDYVAGNGKPERYVGYNIGPSNATPGGLITSGPLRGTVFGQIDPATGRATTSTLNFGKVSGAWMIGGDWQATSENWVGVNSFQPGQERIGTFGRVSFELTPDIEVFAQGSFNRDEGYSVYISSINAGNLSIRRDNAFLPASVRAAMVANNLQTITVGTSNEGIPPGTATNIREVTRYVVGANGNFDALGSNWKWDAYYQSGKSKLNENLINTWNNTRIANATDSIYAPAGNAEGVAAGTVTCRINADSNLSNNDAACVPLNRIGTGGVTQAALDYVLGTPYRLQTITQKVGALTFSGNPFALPAGPVSVAFGGEYREEKVDGFVEERYKTGWQYGNYLPNVGGYNVKEAFLEVAVPIFSGLDLNAAGRYTSYSTSGDVQTWKVGATYAPLSDIKFRGTISHDIRAPNLDELFAAGTGRSNTVIINGASAAYQQLATGNRDLKPEVADSWSAGLVFTPTFLPGFAFSADYYRVEISEAIGSLQPQTVADLCYLQNVAAQCANITTLSSGLLQIKLAPFNFSKQLSRGLDFEASYRMSLGSGNLSLRALATHYIENLVDNGLEAAQDTAGTNDATNGGGPPHWIYRLNALYEIDPFKFSLIGRGVSAGVINNSYIECTSNCPVSTVEHRTINNNHVDGQFWLDASVTTAFDALGALGEFQISVSNIFNSDPVLVARGPTGNSAPSFPATNQTLYDMYGRTYRATFRIKF; translated from the coding sequence ATCACCGTAACCGGCTCGCGCATCGTGCGCGATGGCTATAGCGCACCTACGCCGGTGAGCGTGCTCACCAGCGCGGATATCCAGGCGCAGGCGCCCGCCAACCTCGCCGATTTCGTCAACCAGCTGCCGTCGATCGCGGGCAGCACGACGCCTGCGAGCAGCACCGGTTCGCTGAGCGGCGGCGCCGCCGGCATCAACGCCATCAACCTGCGCGGCCTGGGAGCAGGCCGCACGCTGGTGCTGCTCGACGGGCAACGGTCGGTGGCCTCGACCGCGACGGGCCTGGTCGACGTCAACACCTTCCCCCAGCAACTGGTCGAACGCGTCGAGATCGTCACCGGCGGTGCGTCCGCGGCCTATGGCTCCGACGCGATCGGCGGGGTCGTCAACTTCATCCTCGACAAGTCGTTCAAGGGTCTCAAGATGTCGGCCGAGACCGGCATCACCGACTATGGCGACGGCGAATTCTACAAATTGAGCGCCACCGGCGGCCTTTCGCTGATGGATGACCGGCTGAAGATCATCGCAAGCGCCGAGTATTTCGAGCTTCCCGGGATCCACTATATCGATCGGGACTGGAACCAGCAGGGTTACTTCCACATCACCAATCCGGATTATGTGGCGGGCAACGGAAAGCCCGAGCGCTATGTCGGCTATAATATCGGTCCAAGCAACGCCACGCCGGGGGGCCTCATCACCTCCGGTCCCCTGCGCGGAACGGTTTTCGGGCAGATCGATCCCGCGACCGGACGCGCGACGACGTCCACGCTCAATTTCGGAAAGGTCAGCGGCGCGTGGATGATCGGCGGCGACTGGCAGGCGACTTCGGAAAACTGGGTCGGCGTGAACTCGTTTCAGCCGGGTCAGGAGCGCATCGGGACCTTCGGTCGCGTCAGCTTCGAGCTCACGCCGGACATCGAAGTCTTCGCCCAGGGCTCGTTCAATCGGGACGAGGGCTATTCGGTGTACATCTCGTCGATCAACGCGGGCAATCTCTCCATCCGGCGCGACAATGCGTTTCTGCCGGCATCGGTGCGGGCCGCGATGGTCGCGAACAATCTTCAAACCATCACCGTCGGGACGTCTAACGAAGGCATCCCTCCGGGTACGGCGACCAACATTCGCGAAGTCACGCGCTATGTGGTCGGCGCGAACGGTAATTTCGATGCGCTGGGCAGCAATTGGAAATGGGACGCCTATTACCAGTCGGGCAAGTCCAAGCTCAACGAAAACCTGATCAACACCTGGAACAACACCCGGATCGCCAATGCGACCGACTCGATCTACGCGCCCGCCGGCAATGCCGAAGGGGTGGCGGCGGGGACCGTCACCTGCCGGATCAATGCCGACAGCAACCTGTCGAACAACGATGCGGCATGCGTGCCGCTCAACCGCATCGGCACCGGGGGCGTTACCCAGGCTGCGCTCGATTATGTTCTCGGCACGCCCTATCGCCTGCAGACCATCACCCAGAAGGTGGGGGCGCTGACCTTCAGCGGGAACCCGTTCGCGCTGCCCGCCGGCCCGGTCTCGGTCGCCTTTGGCGGTGAATATCGCGAGGAGAAGGTCGACGGGTTCGTCGAGGAGCGGTACAAGACCGGCTGGCAGTACGGCAATTATCTGCCGAACGTCGGCGGCTACAACGTCAAGGAAGCCTTTCTCGAAGTCGCGGTCCCGATATTCTCGGGCCTGGATCTCAATGCGGCGGGTCGGTACACCAGCTATTCGACCTCTGGCGATGTGCAGACGTGGAAAGTCGGCGCGACCTATGCGCCACTGTCCGACATCAAGTTCCGCGGCACGATCTCGCACGACATCCGTGCGCCCAATCTCGACGAACTGTTCGCCGCCGGCACGGGGCGCAGCAACACGGTCATCATCAACGGCGCCTCCGCCGCCTATCAACAATTGGCCACCGGCAATCGGGACCTGAAGCCCGAAGTCGCCGACAGCTGGAGCGCAGGCCTGGTGTTCACACCGACCTTCCTGCCCGGCTTCGCCTTCTCGGCGGACTATTACAGGGTCGAGATCAGCGAGGCGATCGGTTCGCTCCAGCCGCAAACGGTCGCCGATCTCTGCTACCTTCAGAATGTCGCGGCGCAATGCGCGAACATCACGACGCTATCGAGCGGTCTGCTGCAGATTAAGCTCGCACCGTTCAATTTCTCCAAACAGCTTTCGCGCGGTCTCGATTTCGAGGCGAGCTATCGGATGTCGTTGGGCAGCGGAAACCTGTCGCTGCGCGCGCTGGCCACGCATTATATCGAAAATCTGGTCGATAACGGGCTGGAGGCGGCGCAGGATACCGCCGGAACCAATGATGCGACCAATGGCGGCGGTCCTCCCCACTGGATCTACCGCCTGAATGCCCTGTACGAGATTGATCCCTTCAAGTTCAGCCTGATCGGTCGCGGCGTCAGCGCCGGTGTGATCAACAACTCCTATATCGAATGCACGTCGAACTGCCCGGTCTCGACGGTCGAGCATCGGACGATCAACAACAATCATGTCGATGGCCAATTCTGGCTCGACGCCTCGGTCACCACTGCATTCGATGCACTTGGCGCGCTGGGAGAGTTCCAGATTTCGGTGTCGAACATCTTCAACTCGGATCCGGTACTCGTCGCACGCGGCCCTACCGGGAACAGTGCCCCGTCTTTTCCCGCGACCAACCAGACCCTCTACGACATGTACGGCCGCACCTATCGCGCGACCTTCCGCATAAAGTTCTGA
- a CDS encoding amidohydrolase yields MIWIEKLSAGLARVIAGTMLAALPVAAIAQTASPSADALKREGFAIVDAGADRIGRINDAIYSYAEIGFQEYKTVALLTATLAEAGFKVDKGVARMPTAFVATYGSDGPVIGLMADFDGVPGTSQKPTVLAHQPLVPGAPGHGEGHNTGQPTLLAAAFAIKALKDKYKLPGTIVIYGGPAEELLASRGYMVNAGLYKGVDAVIDVHIGTDLATSWGLQNLGILSAQWTFTGLQAHGARAWEGRSALDAVEIMNVSTDFMREHIPPSARMHYVIPDGGQQPNVVPGEATTWYYFRDTSAKGVWDLFKRVREAAKGAALSTSTSVTERILSASWPFNGNKELAEVVQSNIEIAGMPQWSADDQAFARAYQKSMGAPVVGMPTQVGRLRKASQASGSTDAGDVSWQTPFVRLRIPAKPDGELAGHHWSAGIAPATPLAHKGITAGAKVLVGSAIDLMTSPEALARVKAGFAAQLAQYPKWKSMIPPDADPPTFLNVEEMGRYRAALKPFEYDPKSRQTYLEFMKVSYPPAEPATAIGLASNDPNAGGE; encoded by the coding sequence ATGATCTGGATCGAGAAACTGTCCGCCGGCCTGGCCAGGGTGATCGCCGGGACGATGCTGGCGGCACTGCCGGTTGCAGCGATCGCGCAGACTGCGTCGCCCTCGGCGGATGCGCTGAAGCGCGAGGGCTTTGCGATCGTCGATGCCGGCGCCGATCGGATCGGGCGGATCAACGACGCGATCTATTCCTACGCCGAAATCGGCTTTCAGGAATATAAGACCGTGGCGTTGCTCACCGCTACCCTGGCGGAGGCCGGTTTCAAGGTCGACAAGGGCGTCGCGCGAATGCCCACCGCGTTCGTCGCGACCTATGGCTCGGATGGACCCGTGATCGGCCTTATGGCCGATTTCGACGGCGTGCCCGGCACTTCGCAAAAGCCGACCGTGCTGGCCCATCAACCGCTTGTGCCGGGCGCACCCGGGCATGGCGAAGGCCATAATACCGGACAGCCCACATTGCTCGCCGCCGCATTCGCGATCAAGGCGCTCAAGGACAAGTATAAGCTGCCCGGCACGATCGTGATCTATGGCGGCCCTGCCGAGGAACTCCTCGCCAGCCGCGGCTATATGGTCAATGCCGGCCTCTATAAGGGCGTGGACGCGGTCATCGACGTCCATATCGGCACCGATCTGGCCACGAGCTGGGGCCTCCAGAACCTGGGGATATTGTCGGCGCAATGGACCTTTACCGGGCTCCAGGCGCATGGCGCGCGGGCTTGGGAAGGCCGCAGTGCGCTCGATGCGGTAGAGATCATGAACGTCTCGACCGATTTCATGCGCGAACATATCCCGCCATCGGCGCGGATGCATTACGTCATCCCCGACGGCGGACAGCAGCCCAACGTCGTGCCGGGCGAAGCGACCACTTGGTATTATTTCCGCGATACCAGCGCGAAGGGTGTGTGGGACCTGTTCAAGCGGGTACGCGAGGCCGCCAAGGGCGCTGCGCTTTCCACCTCCACCAGCGTCACCGAACGTATCCTCTCCGCATCCTGGCCGTTCAACGGCAACAAGGAACTCGCGGAAGTCGTGCAGTCAAACATCGAAATCGCCGGCATGCCCCAGTGGAGCGCCGACGATCAGGCGTTCGCACGGGCCTATCAGAAATCGATGGGCGCGCCGGTCGTCGGCATGCCGACACAGGTGGGCAGGCTGCGCAAGGCGAGCCAGGCGTCGGGCTCCACCGATGCCGGGGACGTGAGCTGGCAGACGCCGTTCGTGCGGCTCCGTATTCCCGCCAAGCCCGACGGCGAACTGGCCGGCCATCATTGGTCCGCCGGTATCGCGCCCGCCACCCCGCTCGCGCACAAGGGAATTACGGCGGGCGCGAAAGTGCTGGTCGGCTCGGCGATCGATCTGATGACCAGTCCCGAAGCGCTGGCCCGCGTGAAGGCCGGATTTGCGGCGCAGCTTGCCCAATATCCCAAGTGGAAAAGCATGATCCCGCCGGACGCCGATCCGCCGACCTTCCTCAACGTGGAGGAGATGGGTCGCTACCGCGCGGCACTCAAGCCGTTCGAATATGATCCCAAATCCCGCCAGACCTATCTCGAGTTCATGAAGGTTTCCTACCCACCAGCCGAGCCTGCAACGGCGATCGGCTTGGCATCGAACGATCCCAATGCGGGGGGAGAGTGA
- a CDS encoding amidohydrolase, with the protein MYRTSSVILAIALAASPAAAQEKPSAEQLKQEAFAVVDANADLMGRYSDAIFSYSEIGFQEFKTIALVTEALAKAGFKVEKGVAGMPTAYRATYGSGGPVIGLMSDFDGVPGASQKPAALAHDPVVPGAPGHGEGHNTHQPTLIGAALAFKALKDKYNFPGTLVVYGGPAEELLASRGYMTNAGLFKGVDAMMDVHIGTAFGASYGLNNFANVTVQWSFRGKQAHGARPWQGRSALDAVELMDTGVNLMREHGYDPADARVHYVIPDGGKQPNVVPYEATVWYYIRAKSPEIVSDVLDWVRDIAQGAALSTKTRVSERVLSGSWPVNGNRLLAELVVKNITRIGMPNWSKDDIAFARAVQKSMGAPVEGLPTKVDPLSSDRQGSSTSDAGDISWNVPYVRMYIPAKPDGALAGHHWSAALGPATPIAHKGIAVGSKALIASVVDLITEPAALAAIKADFQKQLAAYPAWKTLIPPGSTPPIHLNKEDMARYRPALARYEYDPRSKQTYLQFMGAAYPPAEPATAIGKASNEPQPAASKSSIDWDWEK; encoded by the coding sequence ATGTACCGGACTTCTAGCGTTATCCTCGCCATCGCGCTGGCCGCCTCGCCTGCGGCCGCGCAGGAAAAGCCCAGCGCCGAGCAGCTCAAGCAGGAGGCTTTTGCTGTCGTCGATGCCAATGCCGACCTGATGGGCCGGTATAGCGATGCGATCTTCTCCTATTCCGAGATCGGCTTTCAGGAATTCAAGACGATCGCGCTGGTGACCGAAGCGCTGGCCAAGGCGGGTTTCAAGGTCGAGAAGGGGGTGGCGGGGATGCCCACCGCCTATCGGGCGACCTATGGCTCGGGAGGTCCGGTGATCGGGCTGATGTCCGACTTCGATGGCGTTCCTGGCGCTTCGCAAAAGCCTGCCGCGCTGGCGCACGACCCCGTCGTCCCCGGCGCGCCCGGGCATGGCGAGGGTCATAATACCCACCAGCCGACGCTGATCGGCGCTGCGCTCGCGTTCAAGGCGCTCAAGGACAAGTATAATTTCCCCGGAACGCTGGTCGTCTATGGCGGACCGGCAGAGGAATTGCTCGCCAGCCGCGGCTATATGACCAATGCCGGGCTGTTCAAGGGCGTGGACGCGATGATGGACGTCCATATCGGCACTGCATTCGGCGCCAGCTATGGCCTCAACAATTTCGCGAACGTGACCGTGCAGTGGAGCTTCCGCGGTAAACAGGCGCACGGGGCGCGACCGTGGCAGGGTCGCAGCGCGCTGGATGCTGTCGAGCTCATGGATACCGGCGTCAACCTGATGCGCGAACATGGCTATGACCCCGCCGACGCGCGCGTCCATTATGTCATCCCGGACGGCGGCAAGCAGCCCAACGTGGTGCCCTATGAGGCGACCGTCTGGTATTATATCCGCGCGAAGAGTCCTGAGATCGTGAGCGACGTGCTCGATTGGGTCCGCGACATCGCCCAGGGCGCGGCGCTTTCAACCAAGACGCGAGTCAGCGAGCGCGTCCTTTCGGGTTCCTGGCCCGTAAATGGCAATCGTCTGCTCGCGGAACTGGTCGTGAAAAACATCACCCGGATCGGCATGCCGAATTGGTCGAAGGACGATATCGCCTTTGCCCGCGCCGTCCAGAAATCGATGGGCGCTCCGGTCGAGGGCCTGCCGACCAAGGTCGATCCGCTAAGCTCCGATCGCCAGGGGTCCTCGACCTCCGACGCCGGGGACATCTCGTGGAACGTGCCCTATGTTCGCATGTACATCCCGGCCAAGCCCGACGGCGCGCTTGCAGGGCATCACTGGTCGGCGGCTCTCGGCCCGGCCACGCCGATTGCGCACAAGGGCATCGCGGTCGGCTCGAAGGCCCTGATCGCCAGCGTTGTCGATCTGATCACCGAGCCCGCGGCGCTTGCGGCGATCAAGGCCGATTTCCAGAAGCAACTGGCGGCGTATCCGGCATGGAAAACCCTGATCCCGCCCGGCTCCACGCCGCCGATACATCTCAACAAGGAAGACATGGCGCGATACCGTCCGGCGCTCGCCCGATATGAATATGACCCCAGGTCCAAGCAGACCTATCTCCAGTTCATGGGCGCAGCCTATCCGCCGGCCGAACCTGCAACCGCAATCGGCAAGGCATCGAACGAGCCCCAGCCAGCCGCCTCCAAGTCCTCGATAGATTGGGACTGGGAGAAATGA
- a CDS encoding gluzincin family metallopeptidase: MAFPIAGAVALLAPGAAPAGAQTRYDPAVTFAPLTLPTAANTIRSANGMPGPGYWQNRADYQIRATLDPGAKRISGTATIAYTNNSPDRLDTLWLQLDQNLYRPGSRGGMASGHAPGGTTDGMVIEAVELLSGGKTIAVTPVISDTRMQVPLPAALPSHGKLSLRIRYHFTIPGEWGGRMAWGKARDGEVYNIAQWYPRMAVYDDLRGWDPLPYLAQEFYLDYGDFDYWVTLPAGMIVAGSGSASKKASTPPNSSGLTWWRGARHGGQCSRCSAPSA; the protein is encoded by the coding sequence TTGGCCTTCCCTATCGCCGGGGCCGTCGCCCTGCTTGCCCCCGGCGCCGCGCCGGCCGGTGCCCAAACGCGCTACGACCCGGCTGTCACCTTTGCGCCGCTCACTCTTCCCACCGCTGCCAACACGATCCGCAGCGCGAACGGCATGCCGGGGCCTGGCTATTGGCAGAACCGGGCGGACTATCAGATCCGGGCGACGCTCGATCCCGGCGCAAAGCGGATCAGCGGCACCGCGACGATCGCCTATACCAACAACAGCCCCGACCGGCTCGACACTCTCTGGCTCCAGCTCGACCAGAATCTCTACCGGCCCGGATCGCGCGGCGGCATGGCGAGCGGGCATGCGCCCGGCGGTACCACCGACGGCATGGTGATCGAGGCGGTCGAGCTGCTGTCTGGCGGCAAGACGATCGCGGTGACGCCGGTGATTTCGGACACGCGCATGCAGGTGCCCTTGCCGGCGGCATTGCCATCGCACGGCAAGCTTTCCCTGCGCATCCGCTATCACTTCACCATTCCCGGCGAATGGGGCGGACGCATGGCCTGGGGCAAGGCCCGCGACGGCGAGGTGTACAACATCGCGCAATGGTATCCGCGCATGGCGGTGTATGACGATCTGCGCGGCTGGGATCCGCTCCCCTATCTCGCCCAGGAATTCTATCTCGACTATGGTGACTTCGACTATTGGGTGACGCTGCCCGCCGGCATGATCGTTGCCGGATCGGGATCAGCTTCAAAAAAAGCGTCTACGCCTCCGAACAGCTCCGGCCTGACGTGGTGGCGCGGCGCGAGGCATGGCGGGCAATGCAGCCGATGCTCAGCGCCAAGCGCCTGA
- a CDS encoding metal/formaldehyde-sensitive transcriptional repressor yields the protein MSHVSDSKPELIARVRRIAGQVAAVERELAADASCTKVLHLVAAVRGAVNGLVDEIIAGHLEAHVAAAGLTDEARAQGADELLAVIRRYSK from the coding sequence ATGAGTCATGTGAGCGATAGTAAACCCGAGCTGATTGCGCGCGTGCGCCGCATCGCCGGCCAGGTTGCGGCGGTGGAGCGGGAACTCGCCGCAGACGCTTCGTGCACGAAGGTGCTGCACCTTGTCGCTGCGGTGCGAGGCGCGGTGAACGGACTGGTCGACGAGATCATCGCAGGCCATCTTGAAGCGCATGTCGCAGCAGCCGGACTGACCGATGAAGCGCGCGCGCAGGGTGCTGACGAACTGCTGGCGGTGATCCGCCGCTATTCCAAATAG
- the dmeF gene encoding CDF family Co(II)/Ni(II) efflux transporter DmeF: MPEATNAMALTHAHNFLGAAHEANARRTLWVVGLTAVMMVGEIAAGYITGSMALLADGFHMATHAGALAIAAAAYAYARQHAASRRFSFGTGKVGDLAGFASALVLGLVAAAIGAESVWRLFEPTDVDFGAATWIAALGLVVNLVSAILLSGGHHHHHHDHGAHHGHGAHGHHHDNNLRSAYVHVMADALTSVLAIAALLAGRYLGWLWMDAAMGIVGAVVIARWSWSLMRDTAAVLLDATDDSVAQEVRALVETAGDARITDLHVWRVGPEARAAIVSVTGVRDGELIRERLNAVHELAHLTVETR, from the coding sequence ATGCCCGAGGCTACGAATGCTATGGCGCTGACCCACGCGCACAATTTCCTCGGTGCGGCGCATGAGGCGAATGCGCGCCGCACGCTGTGGGTGGTCGGCCTCACCGCCGTGATGATGGTGGGCGAGATCGCGGCAGGCTATATTACCGGCTCGATGGCGCTGCTCGCCGACGGGTTTCATATGGCGACTCATGCCGGCGCGCTGGCGATCGCGGCGGCGGCCTATGCCTATGCAAGGCAACATGCCGCCAGCCGGCGATTCAGCTTCGGGACGGGCAAGGTTGGCGACCTCGCCGGTTTCGCCTCGGCGCTGGTTCTGGGCTTGGTCGCGGCCGCGATCGGCGCCGAATCGGTCTGGCGATTGTTCGAACCCACCGACGTCGATTTCGGCGCCGCCACCTGGATTGCAGCGCTCGGCCTCGTGGTGAACCTCGTCAGCGCGATTCTGCTGAGCGGAGGGCATCACCATCACCACCATGATCACGGGGCGCACCATGGCCATGGGGCGCACGGGCACCACCACGACAATAATCTGCGTTCGGCCTATGTGCATGTCATGGCTGACGCGCTGACCTCCGTCCTTGCGATCGCGGCCCTGCTGGCGGGGCGGTATCTTGGCTGGTTGTGGATGGATGCGGCGATGGGGATCGTCGGTGCGGTGGTGATCGCGCGGTGGTCGTGGAGCCTGATGCGCGATACGGCTGCGGTCCTGCTGGACGCCACAGACGATTCTGTTGCGCAGGAAGTGCGCGCGTTGGTGGAAACTGCCGGCGATGCACGGATCACCGATCTCCACGTCTGGCGGGTGGGGCCGGAGGCGCGCGCCGCGATCGTGAGCGTCACCGGGGTTCGCGATGGTGAATTGATTCGAGAGCGTCTCAACGCCGTTCACGAACTCGCGCACCTCACGGTCGAAACGCGGTAA